TCTGAAGTCTAATCTTTGTTTGTATAGTTTCTCTTTTAGAGTCCCAAGTTACCCTGATATGATCATTTCTCAGCTGAAAAGAACCAAGGATTTGAAGCGAGCCTCACAAAATGCACCCTCTTGCATCTATCTCTTGGGGGCCCAAAGGTCACATAAGAGCATGGATTCCAAGCAAAGCTCTTTGGAACGACCCTGAAAAGCACAAGCGCGCAAGTAAGGCATGTTTCCAGCTTGCGCACGGAATAATGCGGTGGGAGACCAAACCCCCATTGATACTGGTGGCAGGGAAGTTGCCTCGCGGCTAACTTTTAAGCAAGGTGAAGGTGTGTTGCTTTCGGCTTTGTGTGTTGGGAACCTGATCTCCACCTTTCTTATCCTTTTGGTCAGAATATGGTACAAACTCTTTGCTTTGAACATATGATATCTTttggaccaaaaaaaaaaagaaaaaacatatgATATCTTCCTTGGCCATAGTGAAGTGCAACGACGtataggaaaaaggaaaaagaataagaaaacaAAGGGGAGAGAAAGCGAGAAGAGATGGGGTCTCTGTGAGATTCTCCCCAAATGGGGAGTGCaacaaaggaaaggaaaggaaagggtgGAGGGAAGATGGTAGGGAACTATGAGTAGAGAATTCACCTTCAAGTTGGAtaggaagaaggaaaagggtgTGGGTGTATGCATGCCTCCAAGTCAAGGCCACATATGTATCCACTTCTTTTTGCAAGATTCGTTAAACGGCTATGATTCGGTTTCGATGGGAATCGAACAATCTTAGCCCTTTGAAGGTTGTAGCTTTCGAATCTTGATAGATCCACCTAAATGATGTGGGGTTACATGACCACCTAGTCTTTAGCTTTTAAGGTCTTGTGATTTTGGTTGTTAAGCAAAGTGGGGTGTGTTAGGTTGGGGATCATGGGAGTGATAATGAAGCTTTGGAATTGTGCAATGGAAGAGAATCCATGCACCAATCTATATGCTCCTTGATGGGCATTTCTCTCTTttgctctcttttctctcttttttccttctttctttttccttatcccCATCGTCCATATGTAGAAAGTGATTCTAGGATAGAATGGGGGTGACTATTGCCTTATAATGGCCCATGATCGCATGATTGTACTACACTTGACCTGAAATGTTTAATAATTTAGTTTTAATAATGATAGCTTATTTTAAGTTGCGAGGCATCAATAAAGATACAAGAAACAAGTTTGTCAACCTCACCCACCATGTGTGGTAAACAAGGAAGCCTGAGATCATAATCCTTTTAGAGGTGAACTGCCTACAAGATAATAATAAGTATAGAAGTATATACGGTGCAGTGCTTAATATAATAATACAAGATAATCCTCCTTTAGATTTTGTCATAGAAAAATATCAAACTCTCCGTGCCTACGTGGCATGCACAATATCTTAATTATCTCTCCATGGCAGTataaattttctcttttttatgcAAGTCTTATCAGTTAATTTGAGTAAGGAGATCAAAAtttctgttttatttttatttcctgTGTTAGCATAAGTTGCTATTCTAAATTTCTTGCTGTAGAAAACTACTACCAGCATCAAAGCACTACATCTGCATCTTAAAGTATCAAATGCATGCATTGTGGGCGTTATAGttgatattttcaaaaatttaggTCTCAACATTGCCACTAGGTCAATAAACTCCCAATATAtccttggatttttttttctgttattcCAAAACAAGTAGCCAAAAGATCTAAAAACAAACATTAATTGTCTTTTTACCTAATAAATCTAGTGCGTTGGCCCTCCATTCCCTGGAAAACAGATTAATTGTGTATCAATTGCCAGATGTCTTTAATggataaattataaaaataatataccaCTTGGAGTCATTACAAAGCTGTTATGAAGAAAACATGGGAGTTAACAAAAAATCCAGGGCTGATTCGCTGAACATAATAAATTTCAAGTCAAATCAAATGGTGGGAACAAATAACTATGCATATCAATAATGCCAGTTTCCACTGACGGAATCATGCAATGCACCATGTGATTAGCTGTCCGTTCCAactttcttcaaaaattttatatcCATGCGGTTCCATCTAATCTAATCACTCCAATCTTCAAAACagttttataataaatatttcttaaCCCTTCCAACCTCTCTACCACCTATCttctttaaattatttaaaatattttaaaatttattatttttttaattttattgaatgTATTCATATTAAAACCGTATATACCGTCTGttttaagggaaaaaaaaactacGACTCTTATAAATTGAAGAATAATATATTTGATGACTTGGttgtatctctctctctctctctcttgtcttttctttcttgttgtGGAGGGGACTCAAGGAAGGCAGGGGCAATGGTCCGAAGCGGGGATGCCGGGGGGCCCACAGCTGGGTTTGTGGTGTGGGACCCATCCACCAGTGGCCCGCAAGCCTGTCGGATCCTCGGCCGCCCTTCACTGGCCCACACGTGCCGCCTTCGGGGCCCACCGGCCGAGCGGTCCATTCGCGTTGGGCGCGGGCAAAGTAAGGTACGATCGCGGCCCGCGTGGCCGCATTTGACAGCCGGACGACACGTGCCCGGGCAGCGGTGCGAGCCAGTTCCAATTCCCCTTCGCATTaaattaaaactaaaaaaaaaacaaagggggaAAAGGAAAAGACGAAACAAGTGGGTGGATGGAAGAAGACTTCGCTCGAAACTCTCTCCGcttttccctctttttctttcactaCTTCCACAACAAACGATACCACATTCTTGCCTCGAGATAGCCCCATCAATAAAGACTTTTCTGGCCCCTCGATCCTGAACTTGTTATTATTTATACATTAGAAAAGAAAGATTCCAATTCTATTATTTAGATTACAAGTTTCTCGTCCATGTCTTTTGCTGAACTTGAATGAATCCGAACAAATTTCTTCTCTCTCcaacttttgttttgttttgtttgctttttctttttcttttttttttttgctttctggATTTTGTTTCTCTCTCCAAGCCAAACCCCTAATAAACCCCACCGCACCCCCCTCTCATCTCATTTGCATGCCCCCCTCCCATTCCTCCCCGCATCCTCCTCCCGCCTCTCATCTCTTTTCTCCCCTCTCTCAACCCACAAGGAATAGTAAACACCACCCCCACAACATATAAACACCTCTCATGGCAGTTGAAGCCCACCACCTTCACCTCTTCCCCTCCCAGCTCCTTAGAAACAGGTACTCCTCGCCACCCTTGTTAATTTCTACTGCCTCTGCTTCTGATCTATTATTAAGAAACGACTTCATGTTCTTGTTCTTGTTGCAGGGAAATCGTTAACGCCGTGGAGAACCCATCCAGCAATATCTACAACACCCAAATGAGCTTCGTCGCGCCCGTCTCCGGCACCACCGGTTCCTTCATCCCGTTGTACAATCCCACCacccccgccgccgcctccgagAGCGGTCTCACCTTCAACAACCTtggtgccgccgccgccgccgtgtcGCTTCCTAAGAAGAGATTGCGCGACTCCGACCGCCCGCTTTCCTTCCTCGGCGAAGACGTCTCCTCTCACATCCAGCAGCAGATGCTCGACGTCGATCGACTCATCGTCTATCACGTAATCATCCAATCCTCCATACTAGCATCTATCGGCGTATTTAGTCGATCGGTATGATGAGTCCAGCGGATGTTCGCAGGTGGAGAAGGTGAGAGTCGAGCTGATGGAGCGGCGAAAGCGCTTCGCGCGGCAGATCCTGGCTGCGATCGAGGAGAGAGTAGCGAAGCGTCTGAAGGCTAAGGAAGAGGAGATCGAGAGGATGGGCAAGCTCAACTGGGCGTTGGAGGAGCGCATCAAGAGCCTGTGCGTGGAGAACCAGATATGGAGGGATTTGGCTCAGACCAACGAGGCCACGGCGAATGTTCTCCGGACCAACTTAGAGCAAGTCCTGGCAGCCCAGgtgaagaaggaggaggggcagcGGGGCGAGGCCTTCGCCGCCGGCGCCGCCGGCACCGATGTCGAGGACGCCGAGTCATGCTGCTGCGGCGAGAaccaggaagaggagagggagacgaCCGTGAATGGATGGAAGAAGAGGGTCTGCCGGAATTGCCTGGTTCACGAGCCGtcggtgctgctgctgccgtgcCGGCATCTCTGCTTGTGCGCGGCGTGCGGTCCGGCCACCCATTCCTGTCCCATCTGCAAatgctgcaaaaatggcactgtCAATGTAAACATGTCCTCATGACTTCAACTACAAGAATAAACGGATAAGATAAGATGCTCAGATAGATCATGGAAAATTTATAGTCCGTTCTTTCtcaggttttcttttttttctttcttttcctcctcccttttcttcttcaaattATGTCCATAGTTTCTTAGATAAaacaaatttatttattatttatgggTAATATAATTTGTGCATGTTGTTGATTTTCTTGTAATTATTTTTTacctttgtgtttttttttttttgggtcaaatATGGTGACTTTGGTTCCTTCCTTCAATCCTGGCTTTTCCAGCTCGACCAAAAACAGAAGGAACCAAACCCAATGGCAAGAAAATAGCAACAATGTGGGGACACCAACACGCGACACGTGTGATGTCGCCCGGCACGTCGGACAGCGGGGCGCGGGCCCCACCCTCACGTACCCGCTATGCACGGCGTGGACTCAACTCCTCCCCCCCGCCACGCAAccggacaaaaaaaaaaaaccagacgAAGCCAAAGCCTTTTGCTCCATCTCTAATCACGCGAGCATCCGGAAAACAATTGACGGTTGATGATAGGTTCTACAGGATGTTTCTGGCGTATAGGACTCGCAGGGTTCACCCGCAGACGGTGCGTGCAGGGGTCGGTTGGGGTGTCCTCGCGGAGAGAGTTAAGTTAATCGGTGGCAGGACGAAGAGGACAAAACGGGGAGGGAGAAATCCCGGCCGAGCCGGGGCGGAGGAGGACCAGGCGACAAAGTAGCAGGGGATAACGCTGCGCCGGCGGACCCCACCGAGTCCCGCTCGTCGCGTAGCCCTCCCTTCCTCACCACGTGAACGGACCGTATGACCTGGTGGGTCCAGGTGAGGATATCACGTCGTGGCACCTTCAAATCCCGACACGTCGGCGGGGCCGGAGCCTCCCTGGTGGGCCCCATCTCTTCCCCCCCTGTCGAGTTCTGATCGATCTTGATGATGGTGGTCCAGGGAGCGTATGAACGGAGGTGATGGTTTCAGCGGAGCTGTCAGCTTCGTGTCATCACTCATCATGGTGGGGGAATGGGGGAGGGCCCACAGAGGTTGCCGGTGGTCCCAAAGGCAGCATTAATTATTTGGTCCCTTTTAGCCATCTAACCCAACTCCACACCTAAACCTCCTTCTTAATATCTTTTCCTTTTTGGCGTTTTGGCATGGTCCATGGTGTCATAAAACTGCAAGCTTTTAACACTTGGGACAAAAATTCTTACGCAAGATATAAGTTGCATGTATTCTTCCTTTGAGTCTATTCGAACAACAACAAATCGTGCACTTCAAGCTCAACTTATGGAAAGCCAGCAtacttctttgttttaataattttattttgtcaTTGTTGCATGTTGTTATCTTAAGTCAGTCAAGGGAATAATAAATCATTTTAGGGAGTGTCAATTGGCCAACTTGATGGTCTCGTATTGATGCAGTTCAATCCTAATCCGGCTTAGCCGACTTTTATttattctgaaaacaaaaaaagacgACGGCTATGACGATGATGATATGTAAATTTATCAGTATTTGTGTTGGTTGCAATGAGCTTGAGATTAGTCGCaaagaatattaaaaaaaaatcaatgctGCTTCTAGAGAATGGACTGGTCGAGCAGGCATTTACGTgtacacaaaaaaaatatttttaggtatgtatgcatgcatgcttgcTTGCGTCTTTTGTTGAATGACTGGGAGTTGTGGACGTGGAAGACGAGCCGGGGAGTAGACTTCAAAATGAAGTCTTGTTTGGGTTGCCATCTTTGTTTATTGCTTTTGAATTGGTCAATTATTCTACCTTCGCTGATTCCCATATTATATCCGGAATAAATGAACCGGTGCACTTGAATTGGTCACGAATATAAAAACTTAGCATTGTTGTCTAGGGAAAGAGCCCAAGATTGAAGACTGCGTTATGGCGTTAGCATGCATTCTTGGCAGGACTAGAGAAGGTCAGGGTTGTATAGGATAACTATGGAATGGTGAGAACCAGCATGGAATTTATTCTAATAAATTGATGGAAGCTTCCGTTACTCGTCAAAAAAAATGGAGAACCAGCATGGAATTTCATAGTAAAGCATATGGGGATATCTTTTGGAATTATTATACCTATCTAACAACTAATTGGAATGCATCCAGTATGCATCACAATGTTAGGCAGCTAAACATTATGTTTTCTATTTTCTTGTTTTATTTCTTCTCTTGTTTTATAAGAAACTCAAAAGAAGTCTGCCATATTATCTTTGACGGTTG
The sequence above is drawn from the Phoenix dactylifera cultivar Barhee BC4 unplaced genomic scaffold, palm_55x_up_171113_PBpolish2nd_filt_p 000007F, whole genome shotgun sequence genome and encodes:
- the LOC103705395 gene encoding probable BOI-related E3 ubiquitin-protein ligase 2 — its product is MAVEAHHLHLFPSQLLRNREIVNAVENPSSNIYNTQMSFVAPVSGTTGSFIPLYNPTTPAAASESGLTFNNLGAAAAAVSLPKKRLRDSDRPLSFLGEDVSSHIQQQMLDVDRLIVYHVEKVRVELMERRKRFARQILAAIEERVAKRLKAKEEEIERMGKLNWALEERIKSLCVENQIWRDLAQTNEATANVLRTNLEQVLAAQVKKEEGQRGEAFAAGAAGTDVEDAESCCCGENQEEERETTVNGWKKRVCRNCLVHEPSVLLLPCRHLCLCAACGPATHSCPICKCCKNGTVNVNMSS